Within Porites lutea chromosome 2, jaPorLute2.1, whole genome shotgun sequence, the genomic segment TAACTATTCCGCAGACTTAGACGCTAATATTGTAAGAACTTCAGCTaaccttgaatttgaattttcgtgtaaagattcagtgatagaaaaatttatgtactctccaaacttttacgacatTGACTCCCCAGTACATCATCATATATTACTACAAGAAAAGATAAACGGAAATTATGTATTATAGACTAAACTAAGATTAtatacataaaataataaaaaatgaaagatatttttgattttaatcacATAGACCCATCTCTATCAAAATCtgatattaaaacaataaaagatttttacagttactaccataaaaaatattggtgttttaAGAGGTCTTATAAATcttataaatttcttgataattgTTTTACAATCTCTGGAATATGTTTAGTTGCAATAGGAACTATTACTGGGGGAATTACACTTAATCCTGTTATTCTCGGAGTAATAAATGGAGCTGGTATTATTATGACTGgagttggaaaaaaacaaaattataagaggaaaattgagatgacaaaaattgcatacaccacttatgaaaaagttcttGTTGAACTTCGAGCTGCGCTTAGAGGAGATGAatgggataaacaaaaattcgtaGATAGAATGAAACTAATAGATGATATGATAATTGATCAATCTCCTGAACCGGATAAATTTgagattaaatataataataaatttaatcaatagtttcaatattttattttaatattgaaacttattaatgataatataatttttcttttattaaaagttttttaagctttttataatcatgttttgagtataaatcttcttgtttcttttcttgttcttcATTCATTGTAAGACCATAACCTTCAGCAAAATAAGCATAAGAATCTTCTTCtcttttatgaaaataaaattgttctgGTGCATCagttttttcaagaaaactaactaattttttaaccttttttcctATTACAGGATCTTCAACCTCAATATAAATTTTAATTGGAATATATTCATATGTATCATGTTGAAGATATTTTAATAAtctattaaaaacaaaaatatcttcAGGATATTCTCCATCACCATGCATAATAttaacaatttctttaaaaggtatttcgtcttcttcttcgttttcttctttgttatctTTGTTGTCTTCTTTGTcctcttcttcgtcttctttgTTATCTTCTTTGTTATCTTCTTTAATAATTTCTGCAGCATTAAAACTcgttaatttttctctttgttcaaaagtgtaattttttccATCATTAAGACCAAGAATACAACCTGTATCTTCAATTAATTCATCAACCATATAATGTAAAACACTTGGATGAAGTTTatataaaatttcacaaatttgttctaaattttttaaagatcTAGGATTAATTTCAATATGCATTTTTTATCTATTAATTATAtaataattgaataaaaatgataaaaactatTGTTAATTACGTTAACTTTTACTATCctacaattaaaaatataaaacaaacagaagatattataaaaacagcattaatatatCGATTTTTATACGAACATTATGTAAAAGATTATATTTCACTTGAAACAATAATATATCATTTAGATATTTTACCTCTTAAATCTAATAGTTCGATAATCAAAaatcatttaatatttcatagagcgtttaaatctttttacaaaaattacaaaGCTGGAAGAGGATGTGTTTATGTATTTGATTCTCCAATAAAAAGTGAAGTTCTTGGTTATCTAACTGGTATTTTATATTGGATTTTTAATAAAGGACTAAATTAATATATTTATGTTTGAAgtatttcattaaaattttatattaatcacataatataaaattattttatcagtTCTTTATAAGTTTCCCACCAACTATCATAAGTTTCTAAAGTTTTAGGACTTATTTTAAGCACTAAACTATTATACTTTTCACACCccatttcatccaaaattttttttatcacgtAATTAATacttatcattctctttctaaaatattgtttgttaaTATGAACCATAAtgtaattatctatttttaataacctgttgtaaagttcacatttttgttCATCAGAAAGATTTATTAGTTTAGAAATCTGATTAACCTTTTTATCGTAGTAATACTTCCTgtgataaatactcttttttctataatgtaCCCTATCATAATCTTTCACATCATAAAATCCTAATACATATCCGTTTACTGTTCCACAATTGTaacatattttttgaccaaaatcaataaaaaaagattctgtatttttacagcCTAAACATGAAGCTACTTTTGTCTTCTTAACCCCCTCACTTTCTTCtactttataattatgtaaaatattgagatatttttttatttcttcttctgtatatgacatttattatttctacttGTTACATCTTAAATCTAATATTTTTCTCTAATAGCTAGAGTATGTATTTGGTCATTTAACACATGTCTCTTATCATCTCTATTGCTTAGAGCTACTTTGTTAACCTCTTTAGAATATATATCatgtttttcacttcttattattttcatctttctcatttctttttcaccagaaaataaacatctaacataatcatcaaatattattgacttttttaccacatttttttttattcctttacacttttttaactctttttcacTTTCAACTTTATAACTGTATAGTTTAGGTCTTAATCCAACAAAATGAGTTATCTGTTTTCCTGATGCTTCATCCTTAAACGCGCcaattacttttttgttaactcctgTTAATATACCAGAAGGATGATCTGATGGATAATCGCTAGTATCAAATTTATCTTTTACATCAAGACATATATCtttataaaaatcttttgttttaatctgataCATTAGACTGTcagtatctgtaaacaataacTCAGCTTTCTTTCCATATTTATCTTtgatataattataatgaaaatcaaacattaaagtttttgataagtctaaaattgcttgaccaacatatactggtttattaaaatacacttctgtcCGCTTCATATGAATAGCAATAAGATTTCGATCAAATATTGTACATCTGTCAAAGTTTGGACGACTTGatagttttaatgcttttttacGATCATCAACAAGTACTATATTTTGACGCTTtctaatattttctattgttttaccaaaaactgaattgttcattagtttaaaaaagtctttctcaaaattgtttgcagcacattttcgaagttctgtattttttcttatatatggttccatccaaggagattggtaaaatgatattcctcGATGTACAGCAGTAATTTTCACACCTAACTCAAGACATTGTCTAAGAGCTCTGTAAtgaataacataattttttcttggtttaaaatgacatattagtttttcaactccattaaccttcattaattcaggtgcaagaggatagtcattatgaagatcccataagtctggtggatactccaaatcaacttcaaaaatatatccCTTCTTACCAGTATTTGCCATactatcatttgttttttctaaaatttctacCACCTTTTCCACTGTaatatttttcatcattttaaaaCCATGTGTTGGTAAATTCTGAGACATAGCCCAACCGTAAAGATTGTTTGCGTCCAAATATTGTATAAATGATGATTTCTTTTCAGGATTataattttccatatatttattatttgcttctgcATACCTTTTTGA encodes:
- the LOC140925884 gene encoding uncharacterized protein, with product MSEKSNKDFNNAVNCHICSGELGKDKVRDHCHFTDVFENFRKTCLHHYKLDPAHYFTSPGLAWDACLKTTGQRLELLHDYDMLMMFEKGIRGGITHISKRCTIFDRNLIAIHMKRTEVYFNKPVYVGQAILDLSKTLMFDFHYNYIKDKYGKKAELLFTDTDSLMYQIKTKDFYKDICLDVKDKFDTSDYPSDHPSGILTGVNKKVIGAFKDEASGKQITHFVGLRPKLYSYKVESEKELKKCKGIKKNVVKKSIIFDDYVRCLFSGEKEMRKMKIIRSEKHDIYSKEVNKVALSNRDDKRHVLNDQIHTLAIREKY